The genomic DNA TATTTTAGAGTAAATGTGACTTTTATTGACAAAACAGGGAAAAGAATTCCTGTGAAAGGAAAAGTGGGTGATAATGTTTTGTATCTAGCTCATAGATATGGAATTGAAATGGAAGGTGCTTGTGAAGCATCTCTAGCTTGCACTACCTGCCATTTATATGTGCACTTTGATTATATGGACAAACTTCCCTTAGctgaagagaaagaggaagatttATTAGATTTAGCACCATTTTTGAAAGAGAATTCAAGATTAGGTACAAACACCAGCACCatacattaattttataagttattagaatataattttctattttttaggtTGTCAAATTATATTAACTAAAGAATTGGATGGTATAGAGTTAGAATTGCCACAAGCAACAAGGAATTTCTATGTAGATGGTCATGCACCAGCTGCACATTAACATTTTATAGAATCTACATCAAAAAATGATGTAGAGTGACGTTTATTCATAGAAGACTTCAGTTAGCAGTAAATCAACGTTGAAATTtggttatttttttaaaaaagccGCCAGAAGTATGTGGCACCATCTAGCGTAAGGGACGAAAATGAGCTTTCTGTTTTTCCCTGCAAGGGgcacaaaaattatatttttaattcttttattagCACCAGAGggcaataatatattttaaaaaagcgtgaagtttaaataaattttcaactcaTTTCTTCATGTAGATTTACCCCAAATCCTTGTATagttaataaaattgtaaacttatgtttcattaaatataaaaactaGATATGTATAATATGGATCAAATGTTACACCACATATGTAGTTATAgtcttcaatttaaaaaaacattttcagaaagtattttactgtatttcatAAACATTTGGAACAACAAACTTGATTTATATGATATTTTGTCATGgtacaatatatttatttcttatacaTTTAGATTATGATACATATCTTTTAATTACAATGATACAAGATTTAAACATTTATGATATAATGAATCTgtgaattaaaattgtatttgttaGCCTTTGCAGCATTTACATTATTAGTGAAAATATCCTATAAGTATTTTTCACGTGTGAGCGCTGCCATCAATGCGTTTTGCACGTTTCTCCACTTTCTGGCAGGCACCATTATACATCTTTTTTTCCCAGTTTGACAACATTCACAGTTACTTCTAAATGTACATACTTCCCCTCGTATACGCAAACTTGCACACTTTGTCTCTGTGTCGATAATTATTATCACCAACATTGTCATATAATTATCATACaaactatatttatttatattttctgtcCATTATTGATCACTATAATTATAGACACATTCTACATTCATGCTTCATAACTCAATGAATTTAAATAGTACACTCATACAGTCATACAATGTCATACAAAATTACATCTGTCAAGATGATTACATGTATAGTTTCTCATTTGGTATGAGGCATCACAACGGACTtattgaaacataattctttttgTACTTAGTCGCAATTATACAGAAATAAACTGTCTACCAGTTTCAGTGGAATACTTTGAATCGATAAAGATAAAATGTTTGTTGATCTCTATGGCAGTaaacaatttaatatttacaCACTTgaccaatttttaaataaaactgttTTACATTTTGCAAAAATAAGTTCTGACTGGCATTATATGGTGGAACATATAGTCGAAATTGAATTACATTTACATCTTCTGCATGGCTGTGGAAAACCTAATTCAAGCATAGAAAAATTTTGATATCAGAAATGAACTAAAAGTAGGTTGTTACTATCTTATTACAGGACTAGAAACATAAGGCATAGTTAAATAATGAAccttatgtacatttataaaatattccatgctcttattttttaataagccatccaacaattaatttattttgttgttCCAAAGCTAAGTCTATTTAAAAATAAGGTAAAAATTGTCTACAACATTTATAACACCATCCATTAGGTCTATCTTAAAAGCTTTGTTGCTTGTGAAaagaacaattaaaatttcgatCTTTTGAGTGCGTAAAACTTGTGAAGATCAATAAGTAGAATTATTGCTAAAAACCAACTGCGTCCCTCTTGcaaaattatcttaattttctaagtatatcattgaaatatcgtaaaataaaaagaactatCTACTAATTACTAatacaattagaaaaataattaatcgtaaattagaattttcttaaTATATTACAAGactataatacaataaaatccattgaaaaacagaaaatcaaatttttagaaaatttaaatttcaaactgcAAAATACTAAACTTATCTTCACTGTGCATAATTGATACTAGTAAATACTGATATTATTTAGTATTTGTGCCAACATAGTAGCGTATGAAATTCCATTTAACAAATAACCAACTATATAAATACAAAGAGCACAGTACAAAAGGAGCTTAAAAACAAAGTGACTTgataataagaaaattattcacTACAAACATTCATTCTTGAATTTTTGATGCAATATTTAACCAGTTTGTGCTAATTACGAATCATTCAGAAATATTAAGACAAATATTGTCAGCACTGGGTTtgaatgtatatatattatacaacaAGGAAGTAAacataatttcattgaaagCACAAAATAGcactaaaataaataatattatataataaaatgaaaatttaaaattttctatgctTCCCTTGTTTCACAATCGCAGCAAAAATTGAATCTTATCATTTTCACACGAGTCAAAAAGCTAGCTTTCAAACTGGGAATAACAAATTGTGTCCTCATATCTTGACTGAATTTCTCACGATGTGCACAATGTATCACAAATAGTTGGTCAGTCCAAATAACGTAAATGGACCAATCATTCAGACGTCCATTTTGAAATTGTTCAATGTACAGATGTGACTAAACAATGCATTTTgctaataaaatatacaaaatgtatGGAATATACATGGTATCAGGGCTAAATGCGATAATTTGTGCTCATATTCTTTTCTcaaaacaaattatttcaaagatGACGCTGATGGATAAGTGCATGTACCGGAAGTTGTCTGCCCCTTTGATACCTCTGACAACGACCCATACTCAGATCATGACACTCGTACACGTTGGCCACGGCGCTACGGGACGAAGCAAACTCGACCGAGTATGGAGCAGAGACATCAAAGGGTTCCTCCAGTTATTCCATCGGATGGTGACGTCCTCCACACATCCCGCAGGACGTGCCACACCAATGAACAGCTCTCAGTGGAGGATAAATCCACAAGCAAGGAACGATCAGTGATAACAACGCCAAACCAAACCACCTGCGTCCGCATCCTTCTTCTGTGCTACAACTGCACAATTTATAATGTATTCTTAGACAATAAAGAAAACAAAGAgaatacattataaatattactCACCTGCAAGGATTCTGGGCAAAATCACCCTCAGCATCGCTCATGCAGTGATACAACATGCCCTGAGCACAAGATAAACATGAAATCTTTGCGATTCCCCTTTTGATAGGATCAGGAGCATATTCACATGAACCTCTGGGATTGTGCTGTTCTGTGTACAGCTCTTGGCAATGTTTACACCGTAACCGAACATTACGTTTCATAGTATTCTTACTAGGCTGAGACACTATGATATCTGGTTTCTTTAATGAACTGCTAGTATTGTGTCTGTTCAACGGATCTCCTTTGTGATCGCCAATGATGGGATATAAATACTCGTGATTAAGCGTGGTGAGCTGCACGTAAGAATAGTTGTCTGATCCAACATCTTCAGAGGAGGCTAGAGGATGCTGAGACGGTGGTACTTTTATCGATGGTCCACCGATGTAGTGAATTGGTTTGTGTGAGTCAGGAAGTTCTGAACACTGGGAATGATACTTGGGTACTCTGACTATTCCGTGGGGGGTGTCTGACGATGGACGCGGCTCTGGTGGTTCCACAGGTAGATTCAAGGTCTGTGTAAAGTGAATTCAACtttatacatattattatattgtattacatttctgATACATACCATAAAAACATCTTCATCACCAGCATCTAATGTATTACATAAGGTTGAATTGGTTAATCCTGTAATTAACGAATTTCCTTAAGCAATTTGATGCCTCAATGGACAGAGATTTGAAGTTCTTACCATTTACATATTCCACAAAAAGGTAGCAGTAAAATATAAGTaagttaatgaaatataaaacgaattattaataaagtaattttaCCTTCTAGCAATTCCTCCACGGCCGTGCGAACGCCCTTATCAAAAGCTCTGGCATCTGCAGCTGTGTGAAAGGTCAGTCCAAATCTTTTCTCCCCTGTTCTCCAGTGATGAAAAGTTGGCATTACCTTATTATATTCAAAATCCTTTTTAATTGTACAGCTAAGGACAACCTATGGAAACAATATCACATGAATACTTATGACAATCAGTGGATAAAGTACAATAATTAAGTATGTTTATTACTGATTGATCAGTGATGCGTTTCCCATAAATAAGATACTCATGCCTCTTCTTAGTGCCCCCAGGTGGGGAACTACTAGAAGATCCGTGACTTTGGGCATTAGGGACAGCTGTATTGGATACAGAGTGCGTAGAGTTGGTAGTAGAGGCAGTTGTAGTAGAAATATCAGCTCCATTTCCGCTTGAGGAAGTTGCTCTTCTTCTAACAGACACATTTGCCAAACCACCTCCGCTTAAAGGTACCCAACCACCTGAGCTATCATCTCTTGTCATTACTTGGGCACGCACCCTTACTAGATAGTTACCACTGAAAGTAAAACATCAAAAGATTTGTTAAATTTCAATGTTGCATTTTCTATCattgaattttttgaaaaaacaaCGAGTACGCGTTGGAGCAGATGTTACGCGCTGACATCGATTTAATGAATGAACGGTCACCTCTACACAGATACAGGACAACACATACATTTGAAATTGGACGTGACACGTCTCGGAGAGGAGGAAGATTATTTATAAGAATTTGAAAAGAGCTGGGGAAAATGTTGACAGAACTGTCAGGTAAGATAAATATAAGAGTGCAAGAGCTATGCCATAGTCACGGACATTTCATGAAGAATTGTCAGTAAGTACCATAGGCGTTACTTACTCCTCTGACGCCTCTGTCATGGTTCGAGCTGTCGAAGCCTTTACTCAATGCCCACTTTTTCCCACACTTCACCATTTTCGTTGCATTGAAAAGACATTCGGCCGCGATTCTGTTTATGGAGCTTTTTTAGGCTAGTGCCAACCACAGGAAGCGCCCCAGTCCTCCTCCCTCTCGCCTTCCCCGTACAGTTCATCCCCACGCCCGAACCCACGGTCCACGCCTGCTCCCTTTAGCTTTTACCGACCGTCGCTTTCCTTTCGAAAACATATTTCTTTtgcatatttttcaatatatcttCGTCGATTATCTGTAATCCAGAATAATTTCTTGGGTTGGAAGTTTCAAGCAAAAATTAGGGAAAAGGGAGCACGCTTTGGGGTGAACCCCCCTGGGATGACT from Osmia lignaria lignaria isolate PbOS001 chromosome 15, iyOsmLign1, whole genome shotgun sequence includes the following:
- the Fdx1 gene encoding adrenodoxin-like protein 1, mitochondrial Ferredoxin 1 isoform X1 encodes the protein MAFIWRHMIKRSLVLLNQSIMIPNLDIHTSKYNFHGEYEMQDPKSEADIVNVTFIDKTGKRIPVKGKVGDNVLYLAHRYGIEMEGACEASLACTTCHLYVHFDYMDKLPLAEEKEEDLLDLAPFLKENSRLGCQIILTKELDGIELELPQATRNFYVDGHAPAAH
- the Fdx1 gene encoding adrenodoxin-like protein 1, mitochondrial Ferredoxin 1 isoform X2; its protein translation is MAFIWRHMIKRSLVLLNQSIMIPNLDIHTSKYNFHGEYEMQDPKSEADIVNVTFIDKTGKRIPVKGKVGDNVLYLAHRYGIEMEGACEASLACTTCHLYVHFDYMDKLPLAEEKEEDLLDLAPFLKENSRLELDGIELELPQATRNFYVDGHAPAAH
- the Spred gene encoding sprouty-related protein with EVH-1 domain isoform X4: MTEASEDGNYLVRVRAQVMTRDDSSGGWVPLSGGGLANVSVRRRATSSSGNGADISTTTASTTNSTHSVSNTAVPNAQSHGSSSSSPPGGTKKRHEYLIYGKRITDQSVVLSCTIKKDFEYNKVMPTFHHWRTGEKRFGLTFHTAADARAFDKGVRTAVEELLEDAGDEDVFMTLNLPVEPPEPRPSSDTPHGIVRVPKYHSQCSELPDSHKPIHYIGGPSIKVPPSQHPLASSEDVGSDNYSYVQLTTLNHEYLYPIIGDHKGDPLNRHNTSSSLKKPDIIVSQPSKNTMKRNVRLRCKHCQELYTEQHNPRGSCEYAPDPIKRGIAKISCLSCAQGMLYHCMSDAEGDFAQNPCRRRMRTQVVWFGVVITDRSLLVDLSSTESCSLVWHVLRDVWRTSPSDGITGGTL
- the Spred gene encoding sprouty-related protein with EVH-1 domain isoform X1: MTEASEDGNYLVRVRAQVMTRDDSSGGWVPLSGGGLANVSVRRRATSSSGNGADISTTTASTTNSTHSVSNTAVPNAQSHGSSSSSPPGGTKKRHEYLIYGKRITDQSVVLSCTIKKDFEYNKVMPTFHHWRTGEKRFGLTFHTAADARAFDKGVRTAVEELLEGLTNSTLCNTLDAGDEDVFMTLNLPVEPPEPRPSSDTPHGIVRVPKYHSQCSELPDSHKPIHYIGGPSIKVPPSQHPLASSEDVGSDNYSYVQLTTLNHEYLYPIIGDHKGDPLNRHNTSSSLKKPDIIVSQPSKNTMKRNVRLRCKHCQELYTEQHNPRGSCEYAPDPIKRGIAKISCLSCAQGMLYHCMSDAEGDFAQNPCRRRMRTQVVWFGVVITDRSLLVDLSSTESCSLVWHVLRDVWRTSPSDGITGGTL
- the Spred gene encoding sprouty-related protein with EVH-1 domain isoform X3 — encoded protein: MTEASEDGNYLVRVRAQVMTRDDSSGGWVPLSGGGLANVSVRRRATSSSGNGADISTTTASTTNSTHSVSNTAVPNAQSHGSSSSSPPGGTKKRHEYLIYGKRITDQSVVLSCTIKKDFEYNKVMPTFHHWRTGEKRFGLTFHTAADARAFDKGVRTAVEELLEGLTNSTLCNTLDAGDEDVFMTLNLPVEPPEPRPSSDTPHGIVRVPKYHSQCSELPDSHKPIHYIGGPSIKVPPSQHPLASSEDVGSDNYSYVQLTTLNHEYLYPIIGDHKGDPLNRHNTSSSLKKPDIIVSQPSKNTMKRNVRLRCKHCQELYTEQHNPRGSCEYAPDPIKRGIAKISCLSCAQGMLYHCMSDAEGDFAQNPCSTEEGCGRRWFGLALLSLIVPCLWIYPPLRAVHWCGTSCGMCGGRHHPME
- the Spred gene encoding sprouty-related protein with EVH-1 domain isoform X2; protein product: MTEASEDGNYLVRVRAQVMTRDDSSGGWVPLSGGGLANVSVRRRATSSSGNGADISTTTASTTNSTHSVSNTAVPNAQSHGSSSSSPPGGTKKRHEYLIYGKRITDQSVVLSCTIKKDFEYNKVMPTFHHWRTGEKRFGLTFHTAADARAFDKGVRTAVEELLEGLTNSTLCNTLDAGDEDVFMTLNLPVEPPEPRPSSDTPHGIVRVPKYHSQCSELPDSHKPIHYIGGPSIKVPPSQHPLASSEDVGSDNYSYVQLTTLNHEYLYPIIGDHKGDPLNRHNTSSSLKKPDIIVSQPSKNTMKRNVRLRCKHCQELYTEQHNPRGSCEYAPDPIKRGIAKISCLSCAQGMLYHCMSDAEGDFAQNPCSCSTEEGCGRRWFGLALLSLIVPCLWIYPPLRAVHWCGTSCGMCGGRHHPME